Genomic DNA from Deltaproteobacteria bacterium HGW-Deltaproteobacteria-2:
TCCGACAAATGGGGAACAGCCGTTATTGTCCAGGCAATGGTCTATGGAAACCTCAATGAGCACTCCGGGTCAGGCGTTATTTTTACCCGCGAACCCAAAAGCTCATCGTCCGATGTGACACTCTATGGAGATTTTATATTTGGTGTTCAGGGAGACGATATTGTTTCCGGGCTGGCGGAGACATATTCTATTTCGGAAAAGCAACGCATGGCGGAACGCAGACCTTCGGAAATATCTCTGGAAACAAAATTCCCTGAGATTTACGCCGAACTGGTCAGAATTGCCGAGGTCCTGATTTATGAGAAAGGTTTCAACCATCAGGAAATTGAATTTACCTTTGAAGGAGCAACCCGCGATAAATTATATATTCTGCAAACGCGGGACATGAATCAAATAAAGACAAAAAGATGGCGGCATTTTAAAGATACCAGGACTCTGCAAGCATCCATGCTGGGAACAGGCATAGGAGTGAACGGTGGTGCCCTTTGCGGCCGGGCGGTATATTCGGAATCAGACATTAAACGTTTCCGTAGTGCTGAACCGGAGACGCCTCTTATTCTGGTGCGTCCAGATACGGTTCCTGATGACGTCGGAATTCTGCTGCAGGTTGAAGGACTTCTAACTGCCAAAGGTGGAAGCACTTCGCATGCCGCGGTAACAATCCCGCAATTGAATAAGGTCGGTGTTGTCGGTTTCAGTAAACTAAAAGTTTATGAGGTCGATGAATACGCAACAATAGGAGACCTTGCAATTAAAGCAGGAGACTTTATCAGCATAGATGGTTGGAGTGGCACAGTATATTCGGGAAAACATGAAAGCGAGGCTGAAGAATTGCATGATATAACATTCTGACGGCAGCTTATGAACCTCAGCGGCGGGAAGCCGTCCAAATACTGAGAGCTCTGCAAATCGCCTCTATTTGTCATAGAGGCGAAGAGACTGTGTCGCAATCCTTATTTGTCATTGCGAGTTCACGACAGTGAACGTGGCAATCTATATTAGATCAGCTAACTACGAGATTGCTTCGTTCGTTACTCTCCCTCGCAAAGACAATTACAACACAGCCTCGAAGGCCGGTGCGACAAAACTATTATTTTTATAAAGTTGCGCAAAATTCTTATAAAATGTTTTTGTGAGTGTAAACAGTCAGATCTGCCATCCTGTTTGTATAGCTTCCATATTCATTATCATACCAGCCGAATATCTTGGCATGGACAACAGGCACTTTCATTAACTTCTCGGGAAATGCCTTCATCAGACCGGCGGGAAAATTTGGAATATTAGCAATATCCAAATTAATGAAGGCAGTGCGTGTGTGGTTAAACTGCCCTTCAATGATTACCGTCGCGTCCACGCCGATAAGATCGGTGGATACATTTTGTTCCATCGTAAATTTTATTTTGCGTTCGGGATTACTTTCGGCTGCTTTGAGGTAAATGTCGTTGATCATTTTAGTATTGATGACATTCTCAGCACCACGTTTATTCATACGCGTTTGGAAAGTAACATTCAGAACGATTAAGGACATGGTATTGGTGGGCACCCTGATGGAATCCGCCATAAAACCGATGTTCTGTACTTCCGGAATTACATCTCCCAGGGCCTTTGCAGCATTCGTAGATGTCAGAATTATATTGTTCAAAATGCTTCGATTCTTTCTCAGATCAATTTCGCCAGCCTTCGGAACCTTGTCCAGTACGCTCTGAGAATTGGTAACGGCATGAATAGTCGACATAGAGGCTGTAAGGATGATGTTTGTTGCCTCGTTTTCCAGAAGAGGTTTGATCATGTGGGCAAGTCCTGTTGTCGTGCAGGAGGCCGCGGAAATGACCTGGTGTTTTTTGGGATCGAAAGCGGTATGGTTGATTCCATAAATAAGAGTAACTGCGTCATCCGGTACGGACAACGCTTTGTTTTTTATCTTGAAAGGTGAAGAATTGATGACAACTTTTGCCCCGCCGTGTAAATGTCCGCGGATTGAACCGCTTTTATTATCTGAAGAAATTGTCGGGTCTTTGAATTTACCTGTGCAATCCAGAACGACATCAATTCCGTATTGTCTCCAGGGAACATCGGCGGGATTTCTTGCTTCGCGCAGAATCGTAATAGGCACTCCGTCAATCAGCATCTTGCCTTTCTTTTCGTCAACAATCTGAATAAGACGCTCTGATTTCATGCCATAGAGGAATCTATGGAGCAATCCATACGTCGCATCTTTTTCAATTACCTGGGCGATGACATCCAACCCTGTCCCTGCTTCCCGCCCCAGATTTACAACAATTTCTTTAAAATATTTTCTGCCGATATGGTGCCATAGAGATAGCTTCCCGATTCTTCCCAGACTGTTGATACCGAGCACCGGCGGCTTGTTTTCCAATATTTGAACCTTTGCCATTATAAATATCCTCCTTTATTCCTGCTTTCACAGAAAGAAAAATGCCGATAGATTTCCTTTTTGATTATTAATGAAAAAAAACGCAGGGAACCCCTGCTGAAATATAATGAAAATAAGACTATTAAAAAACGGTTTTGTGGTGACCGGGACCATGAAAAATCTCCCTTAAAAGGTCGCCGTCTACATACAAGAAAGACAACGCAAAGTCAACAAAAAACAAAGATTCTAAAACATACAATGCATTTAAATAGTTCATATAACAGAAAAATTGACTATATAAGTATTTTTTTATATAAAAAGAAAAGTGGCAGTTAATAAGGACGTGAGCCTGATAAATATTCAGTAATTTACTATTTAATTAGTTTGAGAAAAGGAGAATTTAATGACACTACGCTTGTTGCGAACGATTCTGGCATTATTTGTTTTATTGACGGCTTCCGGTGTTTGGGCCGAAAGCTCCGTGTGGGTAGTCAGCTACTCCAAGGCGAAAGTTTATCTGGCCGGATCTTTCCATATGCTGAGGGCGTCCGATTATCCTCTGCCTGCCGAATTTTTTACAGCTTATAAGGATTCCCGTAAAATCATCTTTGAAATACCGCCTGATGAGACGGGAAACATGGGAAATATGGCAGAATTTCTTGGCGGGGCAATTTATTCTGACGGCACAACTCTCAAAGATCATCTTTCATCAGAGGCTTACGCCAAGGTAGAAAAATTTTGTAAAGAACGAAATTATCCCCTGGAACTATACCGGCTATTTAAACCGGCATTGTTTGCAATGACGCTTACGGTTCAGGAAATGAACAGAATCGGGGCAGACCCGCAAAAGGGGATTGATTATTATTTCAAAGAAAAAGCTCTGCAGGATAGGAAAGAGACAGGGAGTCTGGAGACGGTCGATCAACAACTTCGCCTTCTTCTTTCCATGGAAGCAATTGTGGGAAGCGATCAAATTCTCGAATCTATCGATGAATTTAAACAACTTGAAACAGCGCTGGGAGAATATCTGGCTGCCTGGAGAAAGGGCGATGAACCAAAGATGGAAGAACTTTACATCAATGGTCTGAAGCTCTATCCAAAATTATATAAAACCATAGTGATTGACAGAAACAATAAATGGATTGGAGATATCAAAAATTTTTTCAATGATTCGGGAAACACGATGGTAATCGTGGGAGCGGCGCATCTGGTCGGTCCGGATGGTCTGG
This window encodes:
- a CDS encoding glyceraldehyde-3-phosphate dehydrogenase; protein product: MAKVQILENKPPVLGINSLGRIGKLSLWHHIGRKYFKEIVVNLGREAGTGLDVIAQVIEKDATYGLLHRFLYGMKSERLIQIVDEKKGKMLIDGVPITILREARNPADVPWRQYGIDVVLDCTGKFKDPTISSDNKSGSIRGHLHGGAKVVINSSPFKIKNKALSVPDDAVTLIYGINHTAFDPKKHQVISAASCTTTGLAHMIKPLLENEATNIILTASMSTIHAVTNSQSVLDKVPKAGEIDLRKNRSILNNIILTSTNAAKALGDVIPEVQNIGFMADSIRVPTNTMSLIVLNVTFQTRMNKRGAENVINTKMINDIYLKAAESNPERKIKFTMEQNVSTDLIGVDATVIIEGQFNHTRTAFINLDIANIPNFPAGLMKAFPEKLMKVPVVHAKIFGWYDNEYGSYTNRMADLTVYTHKNIL